The following DNA comes from Frankia casuarinae.
GCCTCCGGCGCCCTACCGGTCCCGGCGGACTGGACCACCGAGGTCGGTGAGATCCTCACCGACCTCGGCTACGAAGGGCTACGAGACCAGGTCACCATCCCTGCCAAGCGAGCCAAGGGCGGCGGGCTCACCCTCGACCAGCAGAACCACAACAGGACCCACAACCCGCTACGCGCCGTCGGTGAACGCGCGAACGCCCTGCTCAAGGTCACCTTTCGCGCGCTGCGGAACGTCACCCTCGACCCCTGGAAGATCGGCCAGATCACGAAGGCCGCCCTCGTCATCCTCCACACCGAACACGGCCGCACCACCTGACAGCCACCACACAAACATCCCACCGCTGCTACACAGCGCAACAGGCGGTTACCGGGAAAGGCTCACTGAGGCGCTTTGCGCCGGTCATCGTCGAGACAAGCGAGGTCGACAGGATGTACCAGGGTGACCCGCAAAGTCATTGATGCAGGTCAGCGGGGTTGTCGAGAGTGAGGATGGCCAGGAGCAGGGCGTTGTCGTGTCGGATTCTGCGGATGGTCGGGGCGATGCGGTTATGGCCAGCGAGGCGAATCAGCCCGATGATCAGGTTACGGAGTGTGGTCATGATGCGGGGCAGTGGGCCGGTCCGAACCCGCGAGGCATCCTCACGGAACGTCACATCGCGCACCCAGTGGACCTTGTTCTCGATCGTCCAATGCCCTCGGGCGTAGCCCGCGAGATCAGCGGGTGTGACCGCGTCGAGGGTGAGGCTCGTCAGGACGTGGACCGTGACAGTGCTCGGGATCGTCCGGGTGACCCGGGCCCGGCCCGTGCCGGTGGTCACGGTCCGCCGGACATGACGGCGGATCCGCGCCACGGTGCGGGCGTGGGGATAGCGGGCACGGATCGCCTCGCTGGCCTGGGCCAGCTGGATGGTGCGTCGTTCGAACCGTCCATGGGCCCTGCCCTCGGCGCTGTGCCCGATCGGGATCTTCGTCCAGTCGGTCGCCTGGTGGCAGTCGACCGACAACGCCGGGGTGTTCGCCTTCACCGTGAACACGAAGTGCGCTCCCAGCTCGGTGACGATCAGGTCGGCGTGGGCGCGGGTCGTGTGCAACGCATCAGCGGTTACCACCACCCCATCCAGCGGATCATGGGAATGCAGTTCGCGGAGCAGCGGTGCGAACGCGGTGACCTCGTTCGTCTTCGCGCCGACCTCATGCTCGGCGAGCACCACACCCGTGCCGTGTTCGGCGACCGCGAGCAGGTGCGGTGCCCGCCCCTCAGGCCCAGCCGCGCCACGCAGGGTCTTCCCGTCGACCGCGACCACCCGCCGCCCACCACCACGGGCCTGGCGGGCGCGGGCCGCGGCGAACATCCCGACCGCCCTCGCCAGCGCCGAGCTGTCCACCGCGGACAGGACCCGGATCATCGTGTCCACCGACGGTGCCTGCGGCTGCCCGGTCACCGGATGGACCCGCGCCCCGAGAGCGGTCAGGACCTGCGTCGGGGCGTGCGCAGCCCAGGCCGCGATCTCCTCCACCGACTTCTCCCCCGCGGCGACCGCTGCGGCGGACAGTCCCAGGATCACCGGGAGCCGGTGACGTATCCCTCGCGGGTCCCGCGGGTCAGGCACCCCGGCGAGTACGTCGGCGAGCCCCTGCACCTCACCGCCGTGCGCCCCCAGGACCCGCAGCGACCGCCGCATCCGGACCAGCTGCCCCGACCCGGCCTGTCCGAGATCGGTGGGAGTGACGGGCATGCGAGACTGGACCGGCAACGGGGCTCCCTACGGCTGGTGATCTAGGCAATCCCCGTCCTACCGGGACCCCGTTGCCTCACCGCAGCCACCCTCACCGTGGTGGCCCGCCGTTGTTCCCCCGGACCCCACGGCCCCACCGCCCCACCCACCCCACCGGCTGTCACAGAACGTCATCGGTGGCGTTTCCGCCGGCGCCGGAACCCACCCTCACACGCGCTACTCACAGCGACGAAACAGCAGCCGGGCCCGGATCCTCACACCACCACCGGCCCCAGCCCCCCGCACCCCGTCTCACACCGTCTACCTGCACAAACAGACTTTGCGGGTCACCCTGCAGGATGTACCGCAGGCTGTAGATCGCTCCCTTCGCCTTACGTGGGTCGGGAATTTCGCCGAGCATCGCGAGCAGGCTGGAGATGTCGAGCTGCTCGCAATCGACAGGCTCGTTGGACATGCAGGGGTCAGGCTGGCATGATGTCACGTGGTGGCCTTCTGTCTTGGGGGTTTGTTTGGTGGTACTTACATTGTCCCAAGCGGAAGGCCACTTCTTTCTCAACGGGGAGCCTGCATCCCGTCAAGCATTTCCAGATAATCGCGTGCCCAGTGACGCCAAATGCGCCGTCGAATCACGGTCGGCGCCAGGTCAAGTTGCTATGGCACGAATCCACGACGAGC
Coding sequences within:
- a CDS encoding ISAs1 family transposase yields the protein MPVTPTDLGQAGSGQLVRMRRSLRVLGAHGGEVQGLADVLAGVPDPRDPRGIRHRLPVILGLSAAAVAAGEKSVEEIAAWAAHAPTQVLTALGARVHPVTGQPQAPSVDTMIRVLSAVDSSALARAVGMFAAARARQARGGGRRVVAVDGKTLRGAAGPEGRAPHLLAVAEHGTGVVLAEHEVGAKTNEVTAFAPLLRELHSHDPLDGVVVTADALHTTRAHADLIVTELGAHFVFTVKANTPALSVDCHQATDWTKIPIGHSAEGRAHGRFERRTIQLAQASEAIRARYPHARTVARIRRHVRRTVTTGTGRARVTRTIPSTVTVHVLTSLTLDAVTPADLAGYARGHWTIENKVHWVRDVTFREDASRVRTGPLPRIMTTLRNLIIGLIRLAGHNRIAPTIRRIRHDNALLLAILTLDNPADLHQ